AACTAAATCTGCAATTGCTGCCGATTTAATAATTTCTGCAATTCCTTCGCGCACGCGTCGTATTTCTAATGTTTTTAAAACATCAGGGTCGATTAAGACTCCCGATGGTTGATTAAAAGTTCCGACTAAATTTTTTGCTTTTTGTGTATTAACTCCTGTTTTACCACCAATACTAGAATCTACTTGAGCCAATAAAGTTGTAGGAATTTGCAAAAAATGAATCCCACGCATAAACGTCGAAGCAACAAAACCAGCTAAATCACCAACCACACCCCCACCTAAAGCAACAATACCATCACTACGGGTGAAACCAGCTTCTGCTAAAAAGTCATATAATCGCGCTGCTTGCTTTAAAGATTTACTCGTTTCACCAGCAGGAACTACAGCTAGATGTGGTGCAAAACCAGCTGCTGTTAATTGCTTCATCACAATTTCACTATACAAAGGGGCAACATTACTATCGGTAATGACAGCGATTTTTTGCGGCATCCATAAAGAACTGACCCATGTCCCTAATTGTTCTAATGCACCACGTTTTATTATTATTTCATAGGAATGTTCCTTTAAATTAACGCGCATAAACTAGCCCTCGATTTCTTTAATTTTTTCCATCGCAGCAGTCAAAATATCAACTTCTTTCATCATCCTCATGTAGTTTTCTTCGTTTAATGACTGTTGTCCGTCAGACCAAGCATTTTTAGGATCAGGATGAATTTCAACAATCATGCCATCAGCTCCTGCAGCTACCCCAGCTCTAGCCATTGGCGCAACCAAATCCCAAACGCCCGTACCGTGACTTGGATCAACAATAATTGGAAAATGACTTAATTTTTTAATTAAAGGCACAGCTGATAAGTCAAATGTGTTGCGGGTAGCAGTTTCATACGTCCGAATTCCGCGTTCAATGAAAATTACAGGTGATTTGTCTTGAACAGCAATGTATTCCGCCGCATTTAACCACTCGTCAATCGTACCTGCAATACCTCGTTTTAAGCCGATTGGTTTTCCTGTTTTGCCGACAGCTTGTAATAATTTGTAGTTTTGCATATTACGTGCGCCGATTTGTAAAATGTCACTGTATTCTGCCACCATCTCAATATGCCCTTCATCCATTACCTCTGTGATAACTTTCATATCGAATTCGTCAGCTGCTTGACGAATATATTTTAAGCCTTCTTCTTCCAAACCTTGGAAAGCGTATGGGGAAGTTCTTGGTTTAAAGGCTCCTCCTCGTAAAATTTTCGCTCCTCCAGCTTTTGCAATTTTGGCACATTCACGAATTTGCTCTAGTCCTTCAATGGAACAAGGTCCAGCCATTGTGACAAAGCTTCCATCACCGATTTTTACACCATCGACATCAACAATAGTATTACCAGGGTGAAATTCGCGAGAAGTTAATTTGTACGTATTGGAAATTTTTAACGTTTTTTCTACGCCTTCATAAGTGTTAAACGGCACATCCTGAATTCCTCTAACGTCGCCTTTTAAACCAATTACAATATGTTCAGTCCCTTGATCGATGTTTACGTCAAGTCCTTCTTTTTGGATTCGTTTTACTACTAACTCTACTTGTTCTTTTGTAGCCCCTGGTTTCATAATTACAATCATTTTAATATTCTCCTTTAACTGTTTTCTACTAATGGTTTAATCGTCTCTAGCGGCATCTTTTGGCCCGTCCACAATTCAAACGCATCGGCACCTTGGTACAATAGCATACCTAAACCGTTAGTATGTTTTAGTCCTTTTTCTTTGGCAATTTGTAATAATTTTGTTTTCCTGGGATTGTAAACGACATCATAGACAGCTAATTTTTGGTGGAAAGCACTAAAGTCAGTGATTGCGGTTCTATCTTCATTTGGTTTCATCCCAACGCCAGTCGCATTTACTAACAAGCTACTGCGACTAATTGCATTATTTACTACTTTTGTATCAGCTAAATCGTGTAAATGAATCTCACATTGCGTCTTTTGTGCAATTGTTTGAATCTTCTTTCGACTTTGAATGAAAAAATTATCTTGGCGATTGAAAATATTAATTTTTTTAACGCCATCTAAGGCAGCCTGAACGCAAATAGCAGTCGCTGCCCCACCTGCTCCAATAATCGTGATTTCTTTTCCAATGATATCCACATCGATATCAGCCAAGCTACGCATAAAGCCGCTGCCATCTGTATTGTGTCCAACGAGGGCACCATCATGAGTGGGTACAATGGTATTAACAGCGCCAATCAATTGGGCTGCAGCACTTAATTCATTCAAATAAGGAATGACCGCCATTTTATACGGCATTGAAACGTTTACCCCAATCATATCAAGGGCTGTGATACTTCTAAGGGAAGCTTCCAATTGTGCTTTTTCGACTTCAAAAGATAAATAAACGGCATCAATACCATTTGCTTTAAAAGCTGCATTATGCATTAACGGCGAAATGCTATGTTTGGCCGGGTTAGCAATAAGCCCTGCTAAACGAGTGTAACCAGTTACTTTCATTTTCTCCACTCCTTAATTTTTAAACCTATGGGTACAAAAAAAGTGTCCACCTAAGATACAGCAATCTACAGTGAACACCTGACATGAAAAAGATACTCTTTCAATGGTATAAAAATAGCCACTATAGATTCTTGATCTACGTGGCTGTAAAGTCATTACAAAATCCCCTAGCCATCATAGATACAAACTGCTTTGGTTTGTATCCATGTCTTCATGAATACAAACTATCTAAAATAGCTAAAGTAATAATTATTCAGTTGTGGTTTGCTTTTTCGTAACATAAAAAAGACCTCCGAACTGATTAAGATGTTGTTAAGTATAGTGCGAATTTTTAGGTCTGTCAACTAATTTTCGTAAGAAGTAATATTTCTTTCAGTACTTTTTACAAATCTTCTTCAAAAAACAATAGCAAATCTGTCAATGTAAGCTTCTCTTTTTCAGCTTTATTTAAGTCTTTGACAATTGCCCCTTTCTTCAACAGTAACAAGCGATTTCCATATTTTAGAGCATCTTCCATTTGATGGGTAATCATCATACACGTTAAATTATTTTCTGCTACTAAATCATTGGTTAGTGACATGATATTTTTTGAAGTTTTCGGATCAAGAGCTGCTGTATGTTCATCAAGCAATAAAAGTTCGGGTCTTTCAATGGTAGCCATTAGCAAACTTAAAGCCTGCCTTTGACCACCAGACAAATGACCCGTTGGCGTATCTAAATGATCTTCTAGACCATTTCCTACTTTTGCACACAGTTCTTTAAAATACGCTTTGCGTTCATTTAGTTTCCGAGAACGCAAAAGCCGTTTTTGTCCTCTGCGTTCTGCTAAAAGTAAATTCTCTGCTACAGTCATACGAGGAGCTGTCCCCATTTTAGGGTCCTGAAAAACTCGTCCTAAGTATTTCGCGCGTTTTTCTTCACCTAAATTAGTAACATTTTTACCGTCTAAAAAAACTTGACCACCATTCAAAGGCAACGTGCCTGTAACAGTATTAAATAAAGTACTTTTCCCTGCTCCATTTCCCCCAACGATTGTGACAAAGTCACCAGAATTTAAAGTTAAACTGACATCGTTTAAAATCGTACGTTCATCAGCGACGCCATTTCTAATTTTTTTGATAGCATGTTCAATTAGTAATACACTCACTGGCTACGCCTCCTTTTCCAAACCGGTTTTTAAATTCAATTTTTCCTTTAGCGTTGGAATCATTAAGCAAATTGCCAAGATTGTGGAAGAAAATATTTTCAAATAAGTCGTATCAAAGCCTAAATAAATAATTAAGGTGATGATTGCTTGATAAATAATACTACCCACTACAACTGCAATTAGTCGTTCCAAAAAGGCTAATTCTCCAAATAGCACTTCTCCGATAATAATAGACGCAAGTCCGATAACAATTACACCGGTCCCCTTTGAAACATCAGCATAGCCATCATTTTGTGAAATTAAAGCTCCGGATAACGCAATTACCCCGTTTGAAATCGTTAATCCCAAAATTTTCATCCGATCCGTTTCAATACCTAAAGAACGTGCCATTACCTCGTTATCGCCAGTTGCAATATACGCCTGACCCAAATCGGTATTGATGAAAAATAGTACTAACATTATGGTAATAACTACTGCAATCAGTCCTAAGATAACAATATCAAAATAATTAGGTAAATTTAAATTTGTAAAAAAAGTTTGAATTCGTGGAAAATTACTTAATCCTTTGTTAGGACTTTTCATGACGAATAAAATAACTGAATTTAATCCTGCCATAACTAAAATTCCGGCTAAAATTACAGGAATTTTTCCTTTGGTAAACAAAATACCCGTTACAAAGCCTGCTATCATCCCGGCGATAACGCCTAATAACGTTGCAATGATAGGATGGATGCCACTGGTAATTGCAGTGACGCAAATGGCTCCTCCTAATGGAAATGTTCCTTCTGTAGTCATATCAGGAAAGTTTAAAATACGGTAAGTTAAGTAGATCCCGATTCCCAACAAAGACCATAACAGTCCTTGACCAATTGTTGAAACAATCATCTTATTTCTTGTCTCCTTTAGCTGTCTGAACTAGTTTCGCATTTTCTTTTAAGTCTGTTGGTAAAGTCAAGTTGAATTTTGCTAACTGATCTTTATTAATAATTGTATCGCCTTTCGTAAAGGTATACACTGCTGTATCTTCAGGTTTTGATTTCCCGGCTAAAATTGCTGCGGCCATTTCACCAGTCTTAATTCCAAGTTCTTTTTGATTAATACCGATTGTAGCAAGACCCCCTTGTTCAACCATTGTATCAACAGATGGAAAAACAGGAACATTATTTTTATCTGCTTCTTGGTTTACGGTTTCCATAGCATTAGCAATAGTATTGTCGTTGGGAATAAAGATAAAATCAACGGATTGTGATAATACTTGTACAGCTTGCGCTACTTCATTGGTTGAAGTTACGGCCTTACGTTCAACTGCTAAGCCCAGTTTTTTCGCTTCAGCTTCTGCTTGCCCCGTCTGGAATTTTGAATTCATTTCAGATGAAGAATACAAAAGTCCAACTTTTTTTCCTGTCGGTATTAGTTTATGTGCTAATTGGATAATTGAAGCTACTGGAGGTTGATCAGAGACTCCTGTAATATTTCCTCCTGGCTTTTCATTACTCTTCACCAACCCCGCACCTTTAGGATCTGTTACTGCCCCTAAAACAATTGGAATAGTGGTAGTGGAATTGGCTAGAGCTTGTGCTGCTGGAGTAGCAATCCCAACTAAAGCATCTGCATCATCGCTAATTAATTGTTTACTCATAGTATCCAACTTACTTTGATCTGCCTGTCCATTTTGAAAATTAATTTTTAGGTTTTTCCCTTCTTCATACCCTTCTTTTTTTAGTCCTTCTTTAACCCCTTCATAGATTTGATCCAAAGCAGGGTGACTAACAAATTGTAAAACGCCGACAGTATAGACTTTTTCGTTATTGTTTTCCATTTTTTGATTGCTTGATTTTGAGCTTCCAAACGCTTGAAAAACTAAAAATCCTACTAAGACAACCCCCAACGCAATTACAGTGTACATTAATCCTTTGTTTTTCATAAAATTTCCTCCTAAAATGTTTTTTGAGATGAAAAAAGCAATTTCCTCTAATCGCGGAAATTGCTACAAGCAAACAAAATCCGCATAGAGTTGTCTCTATGCGGATTCATCTCAATATTACCAGCATAGATACAAGTTTTAGAGTTCTCTAAAAAGTTGTATCTATGGAAAAGTCCATCAATACAACTATCTACGCCAAAATTGCCATGTTAATAAATTTCTTTTGGTTGCAGTAAATAGTCTCATGATAGTTCACCTCGTTTTGTTTTATTATAGCTAAGAATACCGTAGAATTTTCCGAGCGTCAATACTAACTTTAAAATTTCAGAAGATTTAAACAGATTAATCATCTAAGTCTTTAATATTCCACATTGGTAGTCGATTTAATTCCGGGATGAATTCATCTGCATAATTTGATAGTCCATCTACTTCAAACCGATTTTTTTCTACTCCTTTTTCAAAGAAAACAAAGGTCACTTTGCTTGGATTTACTTTATATTTTTTGGCTAAATTTTGGGTATCATAGACTAAAGGATAATAGTAAAAAGTTCTGTTTAATTCATCGCCTTTTTTTGCTGCCAATGTATTCATCACTTGCTCGTAGTCACGACCATAAGGTGGCGCAAACATGACAGAGATGGCATTCGTCGTTTTTATTTCTTGATCTTCGCTACCATAAGCAAAAGTCTTAATTTTTTTACTCTTAATAGTGGGATGAATTAACTCTACATATTCAGATTGCCGGATATGAGCTACAGCCACAACCATGATGGCAGAAAAAAGAGTCACACCTATAAGTAAACCTAACACTGTTAAAAGGGCTTTGCGTTGGTTTTTTTCAGCCCAACTAGCAAAATCATCCCATATTTGTCTAAAACCCGCTTTAGCGCTGATAAAAAAATTTTGAATTATCTTCATTGTGTCTCTCCTAGTAAAATTTATAAGGAAAAAAAGATCAATGACCTACCTTGTTGGAAAATTCTCGTCTTGTATCAAATACCACAACAAGAATCTAGCCAAAGAAACTGCTTAGGCTTAAAAAGGTGAGGTTCCACCTTTCTTGCAGTTTGCGTTAAAAAGTATGAAATATGTCAAGCTTTCCAAGTATAAAAAAATACAAATCTAAAAATATTATACAAATACGAGTATCAGTTAGGAAAATCAAATTTCGTAACAACATTTCTTATTAATCCTCTTTAATAGTAGCAATGATTAATGATAATCGTCAAGATAGTTGGCAATTCTTTAAATATTCGCTATCATAATATCAGTACTTAAAATAACTTTAGGAGGACAACGAGTGGATAATATTGGTCATACCATAATGCATCTAGCAGTGCCATTATTTGATATTATCATCGTTTTTCTTAATTTTTTATCCATATTAGTTTTAGTTTGGGGCGTAATTATTGCTGGGTATGATTTTATTAAATCTGAATGTTCCCATGCCAACCATGTTGAAGCAGCACGGCATAATAACTTTATTCGTAATTTTTTGGGGAGTTACGTCTTATTGAGCTTGGAGATATTAATTGCAGCAGATATTATTGAGTCTATTATAAATCCCACTTCTGCTGATATCTTACGTCTTGCAGCAGTCGTGATTATCCGAACAGTAATTTCTTATTTCTTACATCGAGAAATTCAAGACGCTCTTGATAACGAAGAAACAATGAAAAAGCTTCATAAAAAATAACTTACGGACTGTACTCTTTTCTGATAGCTATCAGTTGCCAGATTCTTAATCGTAGAATCTGGCTTTTATCTGCTATAATATAGTTATTCTGGCATGAAAGAAGGTTACACTATGTCTTTTGATGGTGTTTTTACCCATTTAGTTACAAATGAATTAACTGATTTATTAGTTGGTGGCCGTATTTCAAAAATTCACCAACCTTATCAAAATGAAATTATTTTGGTTATCCGCTCAAAAGGAAAAAACCATAAACTTCTTTTATCTGCTCATCCCAGTTATGCGCGGATACAATTAACTGACATTGCCTATCAAAATCCGGAAACACCACCAAATTTTGTTATGATGCTTCGAAAATATTTGGATGGCGCGATTTTAACGAATATTTCTCAGATTGAAAATGATCGTGTAGTTCACTTTACTTTTAATAAACGAGATGAATTAGGAGATTTGCAAAACATTCTACTAGTTGTGGAGTTAATGGGTCGTCACAGTACTATTTTGCTATTAAACGAAGCTAACGGTAAAATTTTAGACGCAATCAAGCATATTGGAAGCAGTCAAAATACGTATCGTTCTATTTTACCTGGAGCTGTCTATATCACTCCGCCTAAACAAGATTCATTAAATCCATTTACTGTCTCAGATGTTTTACTTTTTGATGCACTATCAAAGTTGCCGGAAATTACTGCAAAAGCGTTACAGCAAAAATTTCAGGGTTTAGGTTTTGACACCGCGCAAGAATTAGCATTTCGTCTAAGAAAAAATGAAAACGATAAAGTAATGACTTGGCATCAATTTTTCGACAGTTTACATTCTGGAATTCCTACATTAACAGTGACTGAAACCAAGGAGTTTTTCACACCAGTTCCTTTTAGCTATTTAGCAGAAAATGCTATTAGTACCACCACCTATAAAAATTACAGTGAACTACTAGATGCTTTTTATGGTGATAAAGCAGAACGTGATCGTGTTAAACAACAAGGCGGACAATTGCTTAAAAAAGTTGAGAATGAATTAGTCCGCAATCAGACTAAGCTTAAAAAACGCCAGCAAACGTTAAAAGAATCTGAAAAAGCTGAGGAATATCGGCAAAAAGGAGAACTTTTGACAACTTTCTTACACGAAGTACCAAAAGGCGTACGTGCTGTTACACTAATGAATTATTATGATGAAGATCGTCCGATTGCAATTAAGTTAAACCCAGCTTTATCTCCTAGCCAAAATGCCCAAAAATATTTTCACCGCTATCAGAAGTTAAAAAATGCAGTCAAATTGGTCTATCAACAAATTGATGAAGCAAAAGCTGAAATTGCTTATTTAGAATCTGTTTTGGCACAAATTGAAATTGCAGGGCCTATGGATTTAGATTTCATTCGTGAAGAATTAACTACCCAAGGGTATTTAAAGAAGACGACAAAACGTAAAAAAGCAACGACAAAATCAAAGCCGGATGAATATCTCTCAAGTGACGGTACAACTATTTTAGTTGGAAAAAACAACTTGCAAAATGACCAGCTAACCTTAAAAACTGCGCGTAAAACAGATTACTGGTTACACACCAAGGACATTCCAGGATCACATATAATTATTAAAAGTAGCCAACCAAGTGAGAACACCATTTTAGAAGCCGCCGAACTGGCTGCATATTTTTCTAAATATCGTCATTCTGCGCGGGTACCAGTCGATTTAGT
The genomic region above belongs to Enterococcus saigonensis and contains:
- the aroB gene encoding 3-dehydroquinate synthase, whose protein sequence is MRVNLKEHSYEIIIKRGALEQLGTWVSSLWMPQKIAVITDSNVAPLYSEIVMKQLTAAGFAPHLAVVPAGETSKSLKQAARLYDFLAEAGFTRSDGIVALGGGVVGDLAGFVASTFMRGIHFLQIPTTLLAQVDSSIGGKTGVNTQKAKNLVGTFNQPSGVLIDPDVLKTLEIRRVREGIAEIIKSAAIADLVLWNKLTDLKDEADLLKQAEEIITAALEIKRHVVQEDEFDNGMRLILNFGHTIGHAIENTAGYGVVSHGEGVALGMIKINHIAEAKGLSPLGSTKQLQLMIEKFHLPTNLPNWDETALYSAITHDKKARGTTLKIILLEQIGKAKIVEIPLIEMKDYLKEAL
- the aroF gene encoding 3-deoxy-7-phosphoheptulonate synthase translates to MIVIMKPGATKEQVELVVKRIQKEGLDVNIDQGTEHIVIGLKGDVRGIQDVPFNTYEGVEKTLKISNTYKLTSREFHPGNTIVDVDGVKIGDGSFVTMAGPCSIEGLEQIRECAKIAKAGGAKILRGGAFKPRTSPYAFQGLEEEGLKYIRQAADEFDMKVITEVMDEGHIEMVAEYSDILQIGARNMQNYKLLQAVGKTGKPIGLKRGIAGTIDEWLNAAEYIAVQDKSPVIFIERGIRTYETATRNTFDLSAVPLIKKLSHFPIIVDPSHGTGVWDLVAPMARAGVAAGADGMIVEIHPDPKNAWSDGQQSLNEENYMRMMKEVDILTAAMEKIKEIEG
- a CDS encoding shikimate dehydrogenase: MKVTGYTRLAGLIANPAKHSISPLMHNAAFKANGIDAVYLSFEVEKAQLEASLRSITALDMIGVNVSMPYKMAVIPYLNELSAAAQLIGAVNTIVPTHDGALVGHNTDGSGFMRSLADIDVDIIGKEITIIGAGGAATAICVQAALDGVKKINIFNRQDNFFIQSRKKIQTIAQKTQCEIHLHDLADTKVVNNAISRSSLLVNATGVGMKPNEDRTAITDFSAFHQKLAVYDVVYNPRKTKLLQIAKEKGLKHTNGLGMLLYQGADAFELWTGQKMPLETIKPLVENS
- a CDS encoding ABC transporter ATP-binding protein, with product MSVLLIEHAIKKIRNGVADERTILNDVSLTLNSGDFVTIVGGNGAGKSTLFNTVTGTLPLNGGQVFLDGKNVTNLGEEKRAKYLGRVFQDPKMGTAPRMTVAENLLLAERRGQKRLLRSRKLNERKAYFKELCAKVGNGLEDHLDTPTGHLSGGQRQALSLLMATIERPELLLLDEHTAALDPKTSKNIMSLTNDLVAENNLTCMMITHQMEDALKYGNRLLLLKKGAIVKDLNKAEKEKLTLTDLLLFFEEDL
- a CDS encoding ABC transporter permease, with the translated sequence MIVSTIGQGLLWSLLGIGIYLTYRILNFPDMTTEGTFPLGGAICVTAITSGIHPIIATLLGVIAGMIAGFVTGILFTKGKIPVILAGILVMAGLNSVILFVMKSPNKGLSNFPRIQTFFTNLNLPNYFDIVILGLIAVVITIMLVLFFINTDLGQAYIATGDNEVMARSLGIETDRMKILGLTISNGVIALSGALISQNDGYADVSKGTGVIVIGLASIIIGEVLFGELAFLERLIAVVVGSIIYQAIITLIIYLGFDTTYLKIFSSTILAICLMIPTLKEKLNLKTGLEKEA
- the trpX gene encoding tryptophan ABC transporter substrate-binding protein; its protein translation is MKNKGLMYTVIALGVVLVGFLVFQAFGSSKSSNQKMENNNEKVYTVGVLQFVSHPALDQIYEGVKEGLKKEGYEEGKNLKINFQNGQADQSKLDTMSKQLISDDADALVGIATPAAQALANSTTTIPIVLGAVTDPKGAGLVKSNEKPGGNITGVSDQPPVASIIQLAHKLIPTGKKVGLLYSSSEMNSKFQTGQAEAEAKKLGLAVERKAVTSTNEVAQAVQVLSQSVDFIFIPNDNTIANAMETVNQEADKNNVPVFPSVDTMVEQGGLATIGINQKELGIKTGEMAAAILAGKSKPEDTAVYTFTKGDTIINKDQLAKFNLTLPTDLKENAKLVQTAKGDKK
- a CDS encoding DUF1622 domain-containing protein; the encoded protein is MDNIGHTIMHLAVPLFDIIIVFLNFLSILVLVWGVIIAGYDFIKSECSHANHVEAARHNNFIRNFLGSYVLLSLEILIAADIIESIINPTSADILRLAAVVIIRTVISYFLHREIQDALDNEETMKKLHKK
- the efbA gene encoding fibronectin-binding protein EfbA; the encoded protein is MSFDGVFTHLVTNELTDLLVGGRISKIHQPYQNEIILVIRSKGKNHKLLLSAHPSYARIQLTDIAYQNPETPPNFVMMLRKYLDGAILTNISQIENDRVVHFTFNKRDELGDLQNILLVVELMGRHSTILLLNEANGKILDAIKHIGSSQNTYRSILPGAVYITPPKQDSLNPFTVSDVLLFDALSKLPEITAKALQQKFQGLGFDTAQELAFRLRKNENDKVMTWHQFFDSLHSGIPTLTVTETKEFFTPVPFSYLAENAISTTTYKNYSELLDAFYGDKAERDRVKQQGGQLLKKVENELVRNQTKLKKRQQTLKESEKAEEYRQKGELLTTFLHEVPKGVRAVTLMNYYDEDRPIAIKLNPALSPSQNAQKYFHRYQKLKNAVKLVYQQIDEAKAEIAYLESVLAQIEIAGPMDLDFIREELTTQGYLKKTTKRKKATTKSKPDEYLSSDGTTILVGKNNLQNDQLTLKTARKTDYWLHTKDIPGSHIIIKSSQPSENTILEAAELAAYFSKYRHSARVPVDLVQVKYIKKPNGAKPGYVIYENQKTYYITPESDIITRLKKQ